In Pyrus communis chromosome 8, drPyrComm1.1, whole genome shotgun sequence, one genomic interval encodes:
- the LOC137741429 gene encoding putative germin-like protein 9-2, translating into MAALKFFSLLIASIAFVQMAMAGDPDIITDFIAPPNGKVDGNFFTYTAFRALVGGGPPTAFKILKATMAEFPALNGQSVSYAVLEFPSNSTNPPHTHPRAAELLFLIDGTLEVGFVDTKNKLFTQTLQVGDLFVFPKGLLHFQYNADPQFPALAISAFGSANAGTVSIPSTLFATGVDDNVLAISFKTDVATIQKLKAGLAPKP; encoded by the coding sequence ATGGCAGCTCTCAAATTCTTTTCACTACTAATTGCTTCAATCGCATTTGTCCAAATGGCAATGGCCGGAGACCCGGACATTATTACCGACTTCATTGCTCCTCCAAACGGAAAAGTAGATGGCAACTTCTTCACATACACCGCATTTCGCGCTCTTGTTGGGGGCGGCCCTCCCACGGCTTTCAAGATATTAAAAGCAACCATGGCTGAGTTCCCTGCTCTCAACGGCCAGAGTGTTTCATACGCCGTCCTCGAATTCCCATCTAATAGTACCAATCCACCACACACTCATCCTCGTGCCGCTGAACTCCTTTTCCTTATTGATGGTACCCTCGAAGTCGGTTTCGTGGACACCAAAAACAAACTCTTTACACAGACCCTTCAAGTAGGTGATCTTTTTGTATTTCCGAAGGGACTATTACACTTTCAGTACAATGCTGATCCACAATTCCCAGCTCTGGCAATTTCTGCCTTTGGAAGTGCAAATGCAGGAACCGTATCAATACCCAGCACCTTGTTTGCCACCGGCGTTGACGACAATGTCTTGGCTATCTCCTTCAAGACCGATGTTGCCACCATTCAAAAGCTCAAGGCTGGACTTGCACCCAAGCCATGA
- the LOC137742998 gene encoding uncharacterized protein, with product MSGSGGSEVRSPIFFGKNYEFWRIKMVMIFKSHGLWNLVEKGVKTSDSKNKKTEGSLDDDVDEEMAAVLMQDAKALGIIQNAISDQIFPQIANAESAKMAWDLLYGEYHGGDQVQFVKLKNLRREFEYARMRDDETLSGYLTRLNDLINQMKTFGEILSNERLVQKVLISLSKPYDPICLVIENTKCLETVELQEVVAILKSQEQRFDLHTIDVTERTFSSLSVNPKEQNKSDAHSGSSRFQRNWNSKGKKWESKPKFQQKSPLNTY from the coding sequence ATGTCTGGATCTGGAGGCTCGGAAGTGAGAAGTCCAATTTTCTTCGGCAAGAACTACGAGTTCTGGAGAATCAAGATGGTGATGATTTTCAAATCACATGGGTTGTGGAATCTGGTAGAGAAGGGAGTTAAAACTTCCGATTCGAAGAATAAGAAGACTGAAGGATCATTGGATGATGATGTAGATGAAGAAATGGCCGCTGTGTTGATGCAAGACGCAAAGGCTCTGGGAATCATTCAGAATGCAATCTCAGATCAGATCTTCCCTCAAATCGCCAATGCTGAATCAGCGAAGATGGCATGGGATTTGTTGTATGGAGAGTATCACGGTGGTGATCAGGTACAATTTGTGAAATTGAAAAATCTGAGACGTGAATTCGAATATGCTAGAATGCGTGATGATGAAACTTTGTCTGGGTATCTTACTAGGCTAAATGATTTGATTAATCAGATGAAAACGTTTGGTGAAATTCTGTCTAATGAAAGACTTGTGCAGAAAGTTCTGATCAGCCTTAGTAAACCATATGACCCCATATGTCTAGTCATTGAGAATACAAAGTGTTTGGAGACTGTAGAATTGCAGGAGGTAGTTGCAATTTTGAAGAGCCAAGAACAACGGTTTGATTTGCATACTATTGATGTAACTGAGAGAACATTTTCTTCACTCTCTGTGAATCCAAAGGAACAAAACAAGAGTGATGCTCACTCTGGTTCATCCAGATTTCAGAGAAACTGGAATTCTAAAGGCAAgaaatgggaatcaaaacccaaatttcagCAGAAATCTCCTCTGAACACTTATTAG
- the LOC137743737 gene encoding uncharacterized protein, whose translation MDLKVEWSWNKALVGAATAVAAATAVISSKPKDPTFDVMSIKLTSFKLNFPLLDAELILTVQVTNPNIAPIHYSSTTMSIFYKGSLLGTAQVEAGSQPAKSSQKILLPARLYGLQMAHHAASFLADAARREMVLDAAVDIVGAARVLWWDHKFKIHVDSHLTVDPVFLDVIDQENKSEMEISLLHT comes from the coding sequence ATGGACTTGAAGGTGGAATGGAGCTGGAACAAAGCTCTCGTCGGGGCGGCGACCGCCGTAGCCGCCGCAACAGCTGTAATATCTTCCAAACCAAAGGACCCCACCTTCGACGTCATGTCCATCAAGTTGACCTCCTTCAAGCTCAACTTCCCACTCCTCGACGCCGAGCTCATCCTTACCGTCCAAGTCACCAACCCCAACATCGCCCCCATCCACTACTCCTCTACCACCATGTCCATCTTCTACAAGGGCTCCCTCCTCGGTACCGCCCAAGTCGAGGCAGGCTCTCAGCCCGCCAAGTCCTCCCAGAAGATCCTCCTCCCAGCTCGCCTCTACGGCCTCCAGATGGCCCACCACGCCGCTAGCTTTCTTGCCGACGCCGCGAGGCGGGAGATGGTGCTGGACGCCGCTGTGGATATTGTCGGTGCGGCAAGGGTTTTGTGGTGGGACCACAAGTTTAAGATCCACGTGGATAGTCACTTGACCGTTGATCCGGTTTTTCTTGATGTTATTGATCAGGAAAATAAGTCTGAGATGGAGATTAGTCTTCTTCATACTTGA